In a genomic window of Urocitellus parryii isolate mUroPar1 chromosome 2, mUroPar1.hap1, whole genome shotgun sequence:
- the Actrt3 gene encoding actin-related protein T3 codes for MNCYQLPVVIDNGSGVIKAGLAGNREPDFVYPNIVGRDKCQNLAADGALELWLGDQVQERRHSLSISYPVERGVITSWGDMEIMWKHIYDSNLKLKPCDGPVLITESALNPLANRQKTTEVFFEHLGVPAFYMSIQAVLALFAAGFTTGLVLNSGAGVTQCVPIFEGYCLPHGVKQLDLAGFDLTNYLMMLLKDHGIMLLSTTDKKTVESIKETSCYVATDYEEERAKKPECIEKVYQLPDGKVLKLHDQLFRCPEALFSPCLMNLDAPGIDKMCFSSIMKCDVDLRNSFFSNIILAGGSTSFPGLDKRLIKDIAKVAPPNTSVQVTVPPERKISVWMGGSILASLSAFRDMWITAAEFKEVGHNIVHQRCF; via the exons ATGAACTGCTACCAGCTACCAGTGGTGATCGACAACGGCTCGGGAGTGATCAAGGCCGGCCTGGCCGGGAACCGGGAGCCGGACTTTGTCTACCCGAACATTGTTGGCCGCGACAAATGTCAGAACTTGGCGGCCGACGGCGCGCTGGAGCTGTGGCTGGGTGACCAGGTGCAGGAAAGGAGACATTCGCTGTCTATCAG CTATCCTGTGGAGCGTGGTGTCATTACTTCCTGGGGGGACATGGAGATTATGTGGAAGCACATCTATGACTCTAACCTGAAACTAAAGCCCTGTGATGGCCCAGTCTTGATTACAGAGTCAGCACTGAATCCACTGGCCAACAGGCAAAAAACCACTGAAGTATTTTTTGAACATCTGGGTGTTCCTGCCTTCTATATGTCCATCCAGGCTGTGCTGGCTCTCTTTGCCGCTGGCTTCACTACTGGCTTGGTGCTGAATTCAGGTGCTGGGGTTACTCAATGTGTACCCATCTTTGAGGGTTACTGTCTGCCTCATGGTGTAAAACAGCTAGATCTGGCAGGCTTTGACCTTACCAACTACCTTATGATGCTACTGAAGGACCATGGCATCATGCTGCTTAGTACTACAGACAAAAAGACTGTTGAAAGCATTAAGGAAACCTCTTGTTATGTGGCAACAGACTATGAAGAGGAAAGGGCCAAGAAACCTGAGTGCATAGAGAAAGTTTACCAACTACCTGATGGGAAGGTCCTCAAGCTCCATGACCAGCTCTTTCGTTGTCCGGAGGCCCTCTTCTCTCCGTGTCTCATGAACCTCGATGCCCCTGGAATTGACAAGATGTGCTTCAGCAGTATAATGAAATGTGATGTGGATCTGAGGAATTCCTTCTTCTCCAATATTATCCTTGCTGGGGGATCAACCTCTTTCCCTGGTTTAGACAAGCGGCTAATTAAGGATATAGCAAAGGTGGCACCTCCTAATACCTCAGTGCAGGTTACAGTTCCCCCAGAAAGGAAAATATCAGTATGGATGGGAGGGTCTATTCTTGCATCCCTGTCTGCTTTTCGGGACATGTGGATCACTGCTGCAGAATTTAaagaagttggacacaatatagtACACCAAAGATGCTtctaa
- the Mynn gene encoding myoneurin isoform X1: MQYSHHCEHLLERLNKQREAGFLCDCTIVIGEFQFKAHRNVLASFSEYFGAIYRSTSENNVFLDQSQVKADGFQKLLEFIYTGTLNLDSWNVKEIHQAADYLKVEEVVTKCKIKMEDFAFIANPSSTEISSITGNIELNQQTCLLTLRDYNNREKSEVSTDLVQANSKRGALAKKSSQTKKKKKTFNSQKTGQNKTVQYPSDILENTSVELFLDANKLSTPVVEQVAQTNSSELELTSVVENTFPAQDIVQTVRVKRKRGKSQPNCALKEHSMSNIASIKSPYELENSGEELDQRYSKAKPTCNTCGKVFSEASSLRRHMRIHKGVKPYVCHLCGKAFTQCNQLKTHVRTHTGERPYKCELCDKGFAQKCQLVFHSRMHHGEEKPYKCDACNLQFATSSNLKIHARKHSGEKPYVCDRCGQRFAQASTLTYHVRRHTGEKPYVCDTCGKAFAVSSSLITHSRKHTGEKPYICGICGKSFISSGELNKHFRSHTGERPFICELCGNSYTDIKNLKKHKTKVHSGTDKTLDPNMEDHTLSEQDSIQKSPLSETMDVKPSDMTLPLSLPLGTEDHHMLLPVTDNQSPTSDTLLRSTVNGYSEPQLIFLQQLY, from the exons ATGCAGTATTCACACCACTGTGAGCACCTTTTAGAGAGACTGAACAAACAACGGGAAGCAGGTTTTCTTTGTGACTGCACCATAGTGATTGGGGAATTCCAGTTTAAAGCCCATAGGAATGTGCTTGCTTCCTTTAGTGAGTATTTTGGTGCAATCTACAGAAGCACTTCtgaaaacaatgtttttcttGATCAGAGTCAGGTGAAAGCTGATGGATTTCAGAAATTGTTGGAGTTTATATACACAGGAACTTTAAATCTTGACAG TTGGAATGTTAAAGAAATTCATCAGGCTGCTGACTATCTCAAAGTGGAAGAGGTAGtaactaaatgtaaaataaagatggaagATTTTGCTTTTATTGCTAATCCCTCTTCTACGGAGATATCTAGTATCACCGGAAACATTGAATTGAATCAACAGACTTGTCTTCTTACTCTTCGAGATTATAACAATCGGGAAAAGTCAGAAGTATCTACAGATTTAGTTCAGGCAAATTCTAAACGAGGAGCTTTAGCAAAGAAGtcttctcaaactaaaaagaagaaaaaaactttcaACTCCCAGAAAACAGGGCAGAATAAAACAGTGCAATATCCCAGTGACATTTTAGAGAATACATCTGTTGAATTATTTCTAGATGCAAATAAGTTGTCCACACCTGTAGTCGAACAAGTTGCACAGACAAACAGTTCAGAACTCGAGTTGACATCAGTTGTGGAAAATACTTTTCCTGCACAAGATATTGTACAAACTGTTAGAGTGAAACGGAAGCGTGGAAAATCACAGCCAAATTGTGCTCTGAAAGAACACTCTATGTCTAATATAGCCAGTATCAAGAGTCCTTATGAGCTGGAGAACTCTGGGGAAGAGCTGGATCAGAGGTATTCCAAGGCCAAGCCAACATGTAACACATGTGGGAAAGTGTTTTCTGAAGCCAGCAGCTTGAGAAGGCACATGAGAATACATAAAGGAGTGAAACCTTATGTTTGCCACTTGTGTGGAAAGGCATTTACCCAGTGTAATCAGCTGAAAACGCATGTAAGAACTCATACAG GTGAGAGGCCATACAAATGTGAATTATGTGATAAAGGATTTGCTCAGAAATGCCAGCTAGTCTTCCATAGTCGCATGCATCATGGTGAGGAAAAGCCCTATAAATGTGATGCGTGCAATTTACAATTTGCAACTTCTAGCAATCTCAAGATTCATGCAAg GAAGCATAGTGGAGAGAAGCCATATGTTTGTGATAGATGTGGACAGAGATTTGCCCAGGCCAGCACCCTGACCTATCATGTCCGTAggcatactggagaaaagccatatgTGTGTGACACCTGTGGGAAGGCATTTGCTGTCTCTAGTTCTCTTATCACTCATTCTCGAAAACATACAG GTGAAAAACCATACATATGTGGTATTTGTGGGAAAAGTTTTATTTCCTCAGGAGAGCTCAACAAACACTTTCGATCCCATACAG GAGAAAGACCATTTATCTGTGAATTATGTGGAAATTCTTacacagatattaaaaatttaaagaagcaCAAAACAAAAGTCCATTCTG GTACAGATAAAACTCTGGATCCCAATATGGAGGATCATACTTTGAGTGAACAAGATTCAATACAAAAAAGTCCTTTGTCAGAAACTATGGATGTGAAGCCTTCTGATATGACTCTACCATTAAGTCTTCCACTTGGGACTGAGGACCACCACATGCTTCTGCCTGTCACAGATAATCAGTCTCCTACATCAGATACATTGTTGAGGTCAACTGTGAATGGATATTCAGAACCACAGTTGATTTTTTTACAACAATTGTACTGA
- the Mynn gene encoding myoneurin isoform X2 yields the protein MQYSHHCEHLLERLNKQREAGFLCDCTIVIGEFQFKAHRNVLASFSEYFGAIYRSTSENNVFLDQSQVKADGFQKLLEFIYTGTLNLDSWNVKEIHQAADYLKVEEVVTKCKIKMEDFAFIANPSSTEISSITGNIELNQQTCLLTLRDYNNREKSEVSTDLVQANSKRGALAKKSSQTKKKKKTFNSQKTGQNKTVQYPSDILENTSVELFLDANKLSTPVVEQVAQTNSSELELTSVVENTFPAQDIVQTVRVKRKRGKSQPNCALKEHSMSNIASIKSPYELENSGEELDQRYSKAKPTCNTCGKVFSEASSLRRHMRIHKGVKPYVCHLCGKAFTQCNQLKTHVRTHTGERPYKCELCDKGFAQKCQLVFHSRMHHGEEKPYKCDACNLQFATSSNLKIHARKHSGEKPYVCDRCGQRFAQASTLTYHVRRHTGEKPYVCDTCGKAFAVSSSLITHSRKHTGERPFICELCGNSYTDIKNLKKHKTKVHSGTDKTLDPNMEDHTLSEQDSIQKSPLSETMDVKPSDMTLPLSLPLGTEDHHMLLPVTDNQSPTSDTLLRSTVNGYSEPQLIFLQQLY from the exons ATGCAGTATTCACACCACTGTGAGCACCTTTTAGAGAGACTGAACAAACAACGGGAAGCAGGTTTTCTTTGTGACTGCACCATAGTGATTGGGGAATTCCAGTTTAAAGCCCATAGGAATGTGCTTGCTTCCTTTAGTGAGTATTTTGGTGCAATCTACAGAAGCACTTCtgaaaacaatgtttttcttGATCAGAGTCAGGTGAAAGCTGATGGATTTCAGAAATTGTTGGAGTTTATATACACAGGAACTTTAAATCTTGACAG TTGGAATGTTAAAGAAATTCATCAGGCTGCTGACTATCTCAAAGTGGAAGAGGTAGtaactaaatgtaaaataaagatggaagATTTTGCTTTTATTGCTAATCCCTCTTCTACGGAGATATCTAGTATCACCGGAAACATTGAATTGAATCAACAGACTTGTCTTCTTACTCTTCGAGATTATAACAATCGGGAAAAGTCAGAAGTATCTACAGATTTAGTTCAGGCAAATTCTAAACGAGGAGCTTTAGCAAAGAAGtcttctcaaactaaaaagaagaaaaaaactttcaACTCCCAGAAAACAGGGCAGAATAAAACAGTGCAATATCCCAGTGACATTTTAGAGAATACATCTGTTGAATTATTTCTAGATGCAAATAAGTTGTCCACACCTGTAGTCGAACAAGTTGCACAGACAAACAGTTCAGAACTCGAGTTGACATCAGTTGTGGAAAATACTTTTCCTGCACAAGATATTGTACAAACTGTTAGAGTGAAACGGAAGCGTGGAAAATCACAGCCAAATTGTGCTCTGAAAGAACACTCTATGTCTAATATAGCCAGTATCAAGAGTCCTTATGAGCTGGAGAACTCTGGGGAAGAGCTGGATCAGAGGTATTCCAAGGCCAAGCCAACATGTAACACATGTGGGAAAGTGTTTTCTGAAGCCAGCAGCTTGAGAAGGCACATGAGAATACATAAAGGAGTGAAACCTTATGTTTGCCACTTGTGTGGAAAGGCATTTACCCAGTGTAATCAGCTGAAAACGCATGTAAGAACTCATACAG GTGAGAGGCCATACAAATGTGAATTATGTGATAAAGGATTTGCTCAGAAATGCCAGCTAGTCTTCCATAGTCGCATGCATCATGGTGAGGAAAAGCCCTATAAATGTGATGCGTGCAATTTACAATTTGCAACTTCTAGCAATCTCAAGATTCATGCAAg GAAGCATAGTGGAGAGAAGCCATATGTTTGTGATAGATGTGGACAGAGATTTGCCCAGGCCAGCACCCTGACCTATCATGTCCGTAggcatactggagaaaagccatatgTGTGTGACACCTGTGGGAAGGCATTTGCTGTCTCTAGTTCTCTTATCACTCATTCTCGAAAACATACAG GAGAAAGACCATTTATCTGTGAATTATGTGGAAATTCTTacacagatattaaaaatttaaagaagcaCAAAACAAAAGTCCATTCTG GTACAGATAAAACTCTGGATCCCAATATGGAGGATCATACTTTGAGTGAACAAGATTCAATACAAAAAAGTCCTTTGTCAGAAACTATGGATGTGAAGCCTTCTGATATGACTCTACCATTAAGTCTTCCACTTGGGACTGAGGACCACCACATGCTTCTGCCTGTCACAGATAATCAGTCTCCTACATCAGATACATTGTTGAGGTCAACTGTGAATGGATATTCAGAACCACAGTTGATTTTTTTACAACAATTGTACTGA
- the Mynn gene encoding myoneurin isoform X3: protein MPGERATVWNVKEIHQAADYLKVEEVVTKCKIKMEDFAFIANPSSTEISSITGNIELNQQTCLLTLRDYNNREKSEVSTDLVQANSKRGALAKKSSQTKKKKKTFNSQKTGQNKTVQYPSDILENTSVELFLDANKLSTPVVEQVAQTNSSELELTSVVENTFPAQDIVQTVRVKRKRGKSQPNCALKEHSMSNIASIKSPYELENSGEELDQRYSKAKPTCNTCGKVFSEASSLRRHMRIHKGVKPYVCHLCGKAFTQCNQLKTHVRTHTGERPYKCELCDKGFAQKCQLVFHSRMHHGEEKPYKCDACNLQFATSSNLKIHARKHSGEKPYVCDRCGQRFAQASTLTYHVRRHTGEKPYVCDTCGKAFAVSSSLITHSRKHTGEKPYICGICGKSFISSGELNKHFRSHTGERPFICELCGNSYTDIKNLKKHKTKVHSGTDKTLDPNMEDHTLSEQDSIQKSPLSETMDVKPSDMTLPLSLPLGTEDHHMLLPVTDNQSPTSDTLLRSTVNGYSEPQLIFLQQLY from the exons atgccaggcgagcgtgctaccgt TTGGAATGTTAAAGAAATTCATCAGGCTGCTGACTATCTCAAAGTGGAAGAGGTAGtaactaaatgtaaaataaagatggaagATTTTGCTTTTATTGCTAATCCCTCTTCTACGGAGATATCTAGTATCACCGGAAACATTGAATTGAATCAACAGACTTGTCTTCTTACTCTTCGAGATTATAACAATCGGGAAAAGTCAGAAGTATCTACAGATTTAGTTCAGGCAAATTCTAAACGAGGAGCTTTAGCAAAGAAGtcttctcaaactaaaaagaagaaaaaaactttcaACTCCCAGAAAACAGGGCAGAATAAAACAGTGCAATATCCCAGTGACATTTTAGAGAATACATCTGTTGAATTATTTCTAGATGCAAATAAGTTGTCCACACCTGTAGTCGAACAAGTTGCACAGACAAACAGTTCAGAACTCGAGTTGACATCAGTTGTGGAAAATACTTTTCCTGCACAAGATATTGTACAAACTGTTAGAGTGAAACGGAAGCGTGGAAAATCACAGCCAAATTGTGCTCTGAAAGAACACTCTATGTCTAATATAGCCAGTATCAAGAGTCCTTATGAGCTGGAGAACTCTGGGGAAGAGCTGGATCAGAGGTATTCCAAGGCCAAGCCAACATGTAACACATGTGGGAAAGTGTTTTCTGAAGCCAGCAGCTTGAGAAGGCACATGAGAATACATAAAGGAGTGAAACCTTATGTTTGCCACTTGTGTGGAAAGGCATTTACCCAGTGTAATCAGCTGAAAACGCATGTAAGAACTCATACAG GTGAGAGGCCATACAAATGTGAATTATGTGATAAAGGATTTGCTCAGAAATGCCAGCTAGTCTTCCATAGTCGCATGCATCATGGTGAGGAAAAGCCCTATAAATGTGATGCGTGCAATTTACAATTTGCAACTTCTAGCAATCTCAAGATTCATGCAAg GAAGCATAGTGGAGAGAAGCCATATGTTTGTGATAGATGTGGACAGAGATTTGCCCAGGCCAGCACCCTGACCTATCATGTCCGTAggcatactggagaaaagccatatgTGTGTGACACCTGTGGGAAGGCATTTGCTGTCTCTAGTTCTCTTATCACTCATTCTCGAAAACATACAG GTGAAAAACCATACATATGTGGTATTTGTGGGAAAAGTTTTATTTCCTCAGGAGAGCTCAACAAACACTTTCGATCCCATACAG GAGAAAGACCATTTATCTGTGAATTATGTGGAAATTCTTacacagatattaaaaatttaaagaagcaCAAAACAAAAGTCCATTCTG GTACAGATAAAACTCTGGATCCCAATATGGAGGATCATACTTTGAGTGAACAAGATTCAATACAAAAAAGTCCTTTGTCAGAAACTATGGATGTGAAGCCTTCTGATATGACTCTACCATTAAGTCTTCCACTTGGGACTGAGGACCACCACATGCTTCTGCCTGTCACAGATAATCAGTCTCCTACATCAGATACATTGTTGAGGTCAACTGTGAATGGATATTCAGAACCACAGTTGATTTTTTTACAACAATTGTACTGA
- the Mynn gene encoding myoneurin isoform X4: MEDFAFIANPSSTEISSITGNIELNQQTCLLTLRDYNNREKSEVSTDLVQANSKRGALAKKSSQTKKKKKTFNSQKTGQNKTVQYPSDILENTSVELFLDANKLSTPVVEQVAQTNSSELELTSVVENTFPAQDIVQTVRVKRKRGKSQPNCALKEHSMSNIASIKSPYELENSGEELDQRYSKAKPTCNTCGKVFSEASSLRRHMRIHKGVKPYVCHLCGKAFTQCNQLKTHVRTHTGERPYKCELCDKGFAQKCQLVFHSRMHHGEEKPYKCDACNLQFATSSNLKIHARKHSGEKPYVCDRCGQRFAQASTLTYHVRRHTGEKPYVCDTCGKAFAVSSSLITHSRKHTGEKPYICGICGKSFISSGELNKHFRSHTGERPFICELCGNSYTDIKNLKKHKTKVHSGTDKTLDPNMEDHTLSEQDSIQKSPLSETMDVKPSDMTLPLSLPLGTEDHHMLLPVTDNQSPTSDTLLRSTVNGYSEPQLIFLQQLY; the protein is encoded by the exons atggaagATTTTGCTTTTATTGCTAATCCCTCTTCTACGGAGATATCTAGTATCACCGGAAACATTGAATTGAATCAACAGACTTGTCTTCTTACTCTTCGAGATTATAACAATCGGGAAAAGTCAGAAGTATCTACAGATTTAGTTCAGGCAAATTCTAAACGAGGAGCTTTAGCAAAGAAGtcttctcaaactaaaaagaagaaaaaaactttcaACTCCCAGAAAACAGGGCAGAATAAAACAGTGCAATATCCCAGTGACATTTTAGAGAATACATCTGTTGAATTATTTCTAGATGCAAATAAGTTGTCCACACCTGTAGTCGAACAAGTTGCACAGACAAACAGTTCAGAACTCGAGTTGACATCAGTTGTGGAAAATACTTTTCCTGCACAAGATATTGTACAAACTGTTAGAGTGAAACGGAAGCGTGGAAAATCACAGCCAAATTGTGCTCTGAAAGAACACTCTATGTCTAATATAGCCAGTATCAAGAGTCCTTATGAGCTGGAGAACTCTGGGGAAGAGCTGGATCAGAGGTATTCCAAGGCCAAGCCAACATGTAACACATGTGGGAAAGTGTTTTCTGAAGCCAGCAGCTTGAGAAGGCACATGAGAATACATAAAGGAGTGAAACCTTATGTTTGCCACTTGTGTGGAAAGGCATTTACCCAGTGTAATCAGCTGAAAACGCATGTAAGAACTCATACAG GTGAGAGGCCATACAAATGTGAATTATGTGATAAAGGATTTGCTCAGAAATGCCAGCTAGTCTTCCATAGTCGCATGCATCATGGTGAGGAAAAGCCCTATAAATGTGATGCGTGCAATTTACAATTTGCAACTTCTAGCAATCTCAAGATTCATGCAAg GAAGCATAGTGGAGAGAAGCCATATGTTTGTGATAGATGTGGACAGAGATTTGCCCAGGCCAGCACCCTGACCTATCATGTCCGTAggcatactggagaaaagccatatgTGTGTGACACCTGTGGGAAGGCATTTGCTGTCTCTAGTTCTCTTATCACTCATTCTCGAAAACATACAG GTGAAAAACCATACATATGTGGTATTTGTGGGAAAAGTTTTATTTCCTCAGGAGAGCTCAACAAACACTTTCGATCCCATACAG GAGAAAGACCATTTATCTGTGAATTATGTGGAAATTCTTacacagatattaaaaatttaaagaagcaCAAAACAAAAGTCCATTCTG GTACAGATAAAACTCTGGATCCCAATATGGAGGATCATACTTTGAGTGAACAAGATTCAATACAAAAAAGTCCTTTGTCAGAAACTATGGATGTGAAGCCTTCTGATATGACTCTACCATTAAGTCTTCCACTTGGGACTGAGGACCACCACATGCTTCTGCCTGTCACAGATAATCAGTCTCCTACATCAGATACATTGTTGAGGTCAACTGTGAATGGATATTCAGAACCACAGTTGATTTTTTTACAACAATTGTACTGA